The Pseudomonas sp. FP198 genomic interval CGCACCGTGCCGGCATCGGTCAGATGCAGGTAGGAGAAGTCGGTCTTGCAGCCGGGACGGCCCGAAGGTTCGGGGACGTGCAGGCGTAGCGGTTCGTACGCTGGGTTCATGGCTTTCTACGCTCGATCTTGTGAATTTCTTGTAGTGGGCGCGCTAGCTGACGAATTTCCCTGGGTAGGTGGGAAATTGTCCTACAACAATCATAGGCTCGACGTAGAAGAATTTTTTTCTCTGTTGGCTTGCTGTTTAGATGATTTGCAGATAAAAAATCTGCACAACGATAAGAAACAGGAAATTTTGTCTCATGCGCAAATTGGATCGCACCGACATCGGCATTCTCAACAGCCTTCAGGAAAACGCCCGCATCACCAATGCCGACCTTGCCCGTTCGGTCAACCTGTCGCCGACGCCGTGCTTCAATCGGGTCCGGGCGATGGAGGAGCTGGGAGTGATTCGCGAGCAGGTCACCCTGTTGGATGCCGACCTGCTGGGCCTGCACGTCAACGTGTTTATCCATGTCAGCCTGGAGAAGCAGGTGGAAGAGGCGCTGCAGCATTTCGAAGAGGCGATCTCCGACCGGCCGGAAGTGATGGAGTGCTACCTGATGGCGGGCGACCCGGATTACCTGATCCGCGTGCTGGTGCCGACCATCCAGTCACTGGAGCGGTTCATGATGGATTTCCTGACCAAAGTCCCCGGGGTGGCGAATATCCGCTCAAGCTTCGCCCTCAAGCAGGTGCGCTACAAGACCGCGCTGCCGCTGCCGGCCAATGGCTTGACGCTGGGTACCTGAAAGGCTGCGCCCCCACATTGGATTTATGGTGTGACCGGGCAATGTGACCGCCGCCGATCTCTGTGGGAGCGAGCTTGCTCGCGATGGGGCCATTACATCCGACATCAATGCAAGCAGACCCACCGCCTTCGCGAGCAAGCTCGCTCCCACATTGGATATGGGGTGATCCTAGAGCTGATTGATCGGAATCTTCAGATAGGTCACGCCATTACCCTCCGCCGGCGGCAAGTGGCCCGCCCGCACATTCACCTGGATCGCCGGCAACAGCAGCGTCGGCATGCCCAGGGTCTTGTCGCGCTGGGTGCGCATGGCCACGAACGCGGTCTCGTCGATGCCGTCGCGAACATGGATGTTGTGCTGGCGCTGTTCGCCAACGGTGCTCATGCACTGGGGCTCGCGGCCCTCCGGCGGGTAATCGTGGCATACGTAGAGTCGAACGCCGGCAGGGAAGGCCAGCAGCTTGCGGATCGAAGCGTAGAGCTGATGGGCGTCGCCGCCAGGGAAGTCGCAGCGGGCAGTGCCCACGTCAGGCATGAACAGGGTGTCGCCCACCAGGATCACATCGCCATCGATCAGGTAGGCCATGTCCGCCGGGGTGTGGCCGGGAACGTGCAGCGCGGTGGCCTTGAGGTTGCCGATAAAAAAAGATTCGTCGGCCGCGAACAGGTGATCGAACTGTGAACCATCCACGGCAAATTGCGCTTCGAGATTGAACAGCGTCTTGAAGACACTCTGGACCTGATGGATGGATTCGCCGATGGCGATCTTGCCGCCCAGTTTCTCCCGCAGGTAAGGGGCGGCGGACAAGTGATCGGCATGGGCGTGGGTTTCCAGCAGCCATTGCACCGTCAACTGGTGTTCAGCCACGAAAGCGATCACCCGATCGGCCTGCTCCGTGCCGCTGCGGCCTGACGCCGGGTCGTAGTCGAGCACCGGGTCGACCACCGCACAGGACCCGCCAGCGTGTTCATAAACCACGTAGGTATAGGTCTTTGAAGCGGGGTCGAGGAAGCTTTGGATCTGCGCGGGCATGACAACGAACCTGTGCGGGAAGAACTCATGAAAGGGGCGGCTACGCGGCCCAGCGGGAGCAAGCTCGCTCGTCATAGACCAATCTATGAATAGCGGGTTGCAACGCTTGGGGCTTACAACATATGGTCCGCAGCTTAAGTGAGGGCCA includes:
- the bkdR gene encoding Bkd operon transcriptional regulator BkdR yields the protein MRKLDRTDIGILNSLQENARITNADLARSVNLSPTPCFNRVRAMEELGVIREQVTLLDADLLGLHVNVFIHVSLEKQVEEALQHFEEAISDRPEVMECYLMAGDPDYLIRVLVPTIQSLERFMMDFLTKVPGVANIRSSFALKQVRYKTALPLPANGLTLGT
- a CDS encoding MBL fold metallo-hydrolase; translated protein: MPAQIQSFLDPASKTYTYVVYEHAGGSCAVVDPVLDYDPASGRSGTEQADRVIAFVAEHQLTVQWLLETHAHADHLSAAPYLREKLGGKIAIGESIHQVQSVFKTLFNLEAQFAVDGSQFDHLFAADESFFIGNLKATALHVPGHTPADMAYLIDGDVILVGDTLFMPDVGTARCDFPGGDAHQLYASIRKLLAFPAGVRLYVCHDYPPEGREPQCMSTVGEQRQHNIHVRDGIDETAFVAMRTQRDKTLGMPTLLLPAIQVNVRAGHLPPAEGNGVTYLKIPINQL